The following are encoded together in the Ranitomeya imitator isolate aRanImi1 chromosome 4, aRanImi1.pri, whole genome shotgun sequence genome:
- the LOC138675081 gene encoding E3 ubiquitin/ISG15 ligase TRIM25-like, with amino-acid sequence MASAGLRKELECSICLSLYTDPVTLRCGHNFCRDCIDQVLNTRDESGDYSCPECREKFRRRPALIRNITLSNVVENFLSTQPHQEEITGICCTYCIHSPVPAVKSCLQCEASLCEKHLKLHSKGPEHVLTDPSTSLETRKCSVHKKILEYYCTEDDACICVSCSLVGEHRGHRVEMMNEASEKKKEKLRNVLQKLITKRMKTEERVQSRVERP; translated from the coding sequence ATGGCGTCTGCTGGTCTCAGAAAGGAGCTGGAATGTTCCATCTGTCTGAGCCTGTATACAGATCCTGTAAccctgagatgtggacacaacttctgccgggaCTGTATTGACCAGGTCCTGAATACACGGGACGAGTCTGGAGATTATTCCTGTCCTGAATGTAGAGAAAAGTTTCGGAGGCGACCAGCACTGATAAGGAACATAACTCTGAGTAATGTTGTGGAGAACTTCCTGTCTACTCAGCCACATCAGGAGGAGATCACCGGGATCTGCTGCACTTACTGCATTCACTCTCCGGTACCTGCTGTGAAATCCTGTCTACAATGTGAGGCTTCTCTGTGTGAGAAACACCTAAAACTTCACAGTAAAGGACCAGAACACGTCCTCACTGATCCCAGCACATCTCTGGAGACCaggaaatgttctgtccataagAAGATCCTGGAATATTACTGCACTGAGGACGATGCTTGTATCTGTGTGTCCTGCAGTTTGGTTGGAGAACATCGGGGACACCGGGTGGAGATGATGAATGAGGCCTccgagaagaagaaggagaaactGAGAAATGTTCTACAGAAACTGAtcacaaagagaatgaagactgagGAAAGagtccagagtagggttgagcgaccttga